Proteins found in one Maridesulfovibrio sp. genomic segment:
- a CDS encoding 4Fe-4S dicluster domain-containing protein, which translates to MSVKRKGNSTVTIFPDWCKGCGICAAFCPAKVMELNEQGKAVVVREKECINCGFCELHCPDFAIMVRPKVDEEIPAVCRAVLEKAAQKTANAEAAGGTEKKSESGKNKG; encoded by the coding sequence ATGAGTGTCAAACGCAAGGGAAATAGTACGGTTACGATTTTTCCGGACTGGTGTAAGGGGTGCGGTATATGCGCGGCCTTCTGTCCGGCAAAGGTCATGGAATTAAACGAGCAGGGCAAGGCGGTTGTTGTCCGGGAAAAAGAATGTATTAATTGCGGGTTCTGTGAATTACACTGTCCTGATTTCGCAATTATGGTTCGTCCCAAGGTAGATGAGGAAATTCCTGCGGTATGCAGGGCTGTTCTTGAAAAAGCCGCCCAGAAAACTGCGAATGCTGAGGCTGCCGGCGGTACTGAGAAAAAGTCCGAATCCGGTAAAAATAAGGGGTAA
- a CDS encoding 2-oxoacid:acceptor oxidoreductase subunit alpha, with protein sequence MARPRKKRNKEIFALGNEAVVEGALLAGCTFYGGYPITPSSEIMEIMAQKLPMIPNGAFIQMEDEIGGLGSVIGASLAGRKAMTATSGPGFSLMQEHLGYGCITETPLVIVNVMRGGPSTGLPTSPAQGDVQQARWGTHGDHSIIVLSASNVQECLDNTIEAFNLAEKYRTPVILLIDEITAHTREKIIIPNEDEYDVFNRIVPTMPPEWYKPYEETVRGVPPMPSIGSGYRFHVTGLTHDTNGFPTSRPDEVRELNERLFRKIDQFLHDVQLVDEVETADADVAVIAYGTVARSAELAVKQARELGVKAGLLKLSTLFPYPRKATEKLMAKAHTIIVPEMNMGQISREVKRVNNGQVRVRTINKVDGQIITPAEILKVLTRV encoded by the coding sequence ATGGCCAGACCTAGAAAAAAAAGAAATAAAGAGATTTTCGCTCTTGGCAATGAGGCTGTCGTCGAAGGTGCGCTTCTGGCGGGCTGTACTTTTTACGGTGGTTATCCGATTACTCCTTCTTCAGAAATTATGGAGATAATGGCTCAGAAGTTACCGATGATTCCCAACGGCGCTTTCATTCAGATGGAAGATGAAATCGGCGGACTCGGTTCGGTAATAGGTGCGTCATTGGCCGGCAGAAAAGCAATGACTGCCACCTCCGGTCCCGGTTTTTCACTCATGCAGGAGCATCTGGGGTACGGGTGCATCACAGAGACTCCGCTTGTTATAGTCAATGTTATGCGTGGTGGTCCCAGTACCGGGTTGCCTACTTCCCCCGCTCAGGGTGATGTGCAGCAGGCACGGTGGGGAACCCACGGCGATCATTCCATCATTGTTCTTTCAGCTTCAAATGTTCAGGAATGCCTTGATAATACCATTGAGGCTTTTAACCTAGCGGAAAAATATCGTACTCCGGTAATTCTTCTTATAGATGAAATTACCGCCCACACACGGGAGAAAATCATCATCCCCAATGAGGATGAATATGATGTCTTCAACCGTATTGTCCCGACCATGCCTCCAGAATGGTACAAGCCTTATGAAGAGACTGTGCGCGGGGTTCCGCCAATGCCTTCAATCGGCTCCGGATATCGTTTTCATGTGACAGGACTGACCCATGATACTAACGGTTTCCCCACTTCGCGACCGGATGAGGTCCGTGAGCTTAATGAACGTCTTTTCCGCAAGATTGATCAGTTCCTGCACGATGTGCAACTGGTTGACGAAGTGGAAACAGCAGATGCTGATGTGGCGGTTATAGCTTATGGAACAGTGGCCCGTTCTGCTGAACTGGCAGTTAAGCAGGCGCGTGAATTGGGTGTAAAGGCTGGGCTGCTCAAGCTTTCAACCCTGTTCCCATATCCGAGGAAAGCTACTGAAAAACTCATGGCCAAGGCCCATACGATCATAGTTCCGGAAATGAATATGGGACAGATCTCAAGGGAAGTGAAAAGGGTCAATAATGGTCAGGTCAGAGTACGGACCATCAATAAGGTGGATGGGCAGATAATTACCCCCGCCGAAATCCTCAAAGTCTTAACACGGGTGTAG
- a CDS encoding 2-oxoacid:ferredoxin oxidoreductase subunit beta, which yields MDDMKGTQLIHEYLRHNKKFPHVFCAGCGHGIVLGSLIRAIHGLGLSKDEVCVVAGIGCSGRLAAYVDFNTVHTTHGRALTFATGIKMAKPNMHVIVVMGDGDSMAIGGNHLIHAARRNIGVTALILNNNIYGMTGGQCSPTTPAGSFSMTTPAGQMEQSFDCVELCTAAKANYVARGTVFHVKKLDQMIMDGISTPGFGVVEILTPCHTQYGRKNKYRTPVDMYKMLKKDVIDRDRYDKLSDAEKATKVPSGVFVRKDEPGLEEKFYEMAANCQGGL from the coding sequence ATGGACGATATGAAAGGTACACAGCTCATTCATGAGTACTTAAGGCATAATAAAAAATTCCCACATGTATTCTGTGCCGGTTGCGGACATGGAATAGTGCTCGGCTCACTTATCCGGGCGATTCACGGTCTCGGACTTTCCAAGGATGAAGTATGTGTGGTTGCCGGTATTGGTTGTTCCGGAAGGCTGGCGGCATATGTTGATTTTAACACCGTGCATACCACGCATGGTCGTGCACTTACTTTTGCCACCGGAATCAAGATGGCCAAGCCGAACATGCACGTGATCGTGGTCATGGGTGATGGCGATTCCATGGCAATCGGCGGTAACCATCTTATACATGCAGCACGCAGAAATATCGGTGTTACCGCGTTGATCCTGAACAATAACATTTATGGTATGACCGGCGGACAGTGTTCACCGACTACTCCGGCAGGTTCTTTTTCCATGACCACTCCGGCCGGGCAGATGGAACAGAGTTTTGATTGTGTGGAGCTCTGCACCGCAGCCAAGGCAAATTACGTGGCCCGTGGAACTGTCTTCCATGTGAAGAAGCTGGATCAGATGATCATGGACGGAATCAGCACGCCTGGATTCGGGGTAGTGGAGATTCTTACTCCCTGCCATACGCAGTATGGACGTAAAAACAAGTACAGAACCCCTGTTGATATGTACAAAATGCTCAAGAAGGACGTTATTGATCGTGATCGCTACGATAAGCTCAGCGATGCGGAAAAAGCTACTAAGGTTCCTTCTGGTGTTTTTGTGCGTAAAGATGAACCCGGCCTTGAAGAAAAATTTTATGAGATGGCCGCAAATTGTCAGGGAGGTCTCTAA
- a CDS encoding 2-oxoacid:acceptor oxidoreductase family protein, whose product MKNQPLDRFEIRLSGLGGQGILTLGKVMGSGLALGHGYSVTQTQSYGPEARGGASRSDLVISSGKISYPKAESLDLLIALSQEACNMYYRNLKPGGLLMIETDLVKQPPVNQFIGLPFTKLAKDKLGLVQAMNTIVLGAATYLLPFAQQRTMRKNLEEILPEKIRPINVKAFNMGFREAKKNFGDPEELWRSNSVVVSDEEDYDSI is encoded by the coding sequence ATGAAAAATCAACCTCTGGACAGATTTGAAATTCGTCTTTCCGGTCTTGGTGGACAGGGAATTCTGACACTGGGCAAGGTTATGGGGTCCGGCCTTGCGCTTGGACATGGGTATTCCGTTACGCAGACACAAAGTTACGGCCCGGAAGCACGAGGCGGGGCCAGTCGTTCCGATCTCGTTATCAGCTCGGGTAAGATCAGTTATCCTAAAGCAGAATCTTTGGACCTGCTGATCGCTTTGAGTCAGGAAGCATGCAACATGTATTACCGGAATCTGAAACCCGGCGGCCTGCTCATGATTGAGACCGATCTGGTTAAGCAGCCTCCGGTGAATCAGTTTATCGGCTTGCCTTTTACCAAGCTTGCAAAAGATAAACTGGGGCTGGTCCAGGCGATGAATACCATCGTTCTAGGTGCCGCAACTTATCTGCTGCCTTTTGCGCAGCAACGGACTATGCGTAAAAACCTTGAGGAGATACTTCCCGAAAAAATCAGGCCGATTAATGTGAAAGCATTCAATATGGGATTTCGTGAGGCCAAGAAAAATTTCGGGGATCCGGAAGAACTCTGGCGGTCCAACTCAGTTGTCGTTTCAGATGAGGAAGATTACGATTCCATATAG
- a CDS encoding sigma 54-interacting transcriptional regulator, which translates to MTRNGLTERVDNIYLSTLNEILDSVAPHHDLEPSLNAILEVLSKDLHFPRAFLAIMDTESEKLKLSITHSPAKDYTATYAPGKGIVGRVYETGESVIIPRMSEDDELLNKAFNRSEEEQKKLSFICVPIKSTDSDGNQEVLGALSVDSPILPISDLMEHKQFLEVVAALISNQVSRLQEEMTLQAQMLSQGMMPGSVDVPPPADFVATSKSMKQVLRQARQVGPSRATALLRGESGTGKELLAEAIHACSPRRDKPLVKLNCAALPAELVESELFGHQKGAFTGAYQNKRGLFEIANNGTLFLDEIGELSLDAQAKVLRAIQEKEIQRVGSEQPIAVDVRLICATHQPLEALLSEGKFREDLFYRINVFPIFIPHLRERREDILPLAEKFLAMFSEEYGKEIKRISSPAIDLFTQYHWPGNVRELKNCIERAVLICEEEVIRTYHLPPTLQTAESTATDTSLSFGEAVAKFEQELLVDSLKKARGNMLQAARDLRVSYRIVNYKVKKYNIDVKKYAGSKKKK; encoded by the coding sequence ATGACTAGAAACGGACTGACGGAACGAGTGGACAATATCTATCTTTCAACTTTGAACGAGATTCTTGATTCTGTAGCTCCCCATCACGATTTGGAACCCAGCCTCAATGCTATTCTTGAAGTTCTGTCCAAAGATCTCCACTTCCCGCGCGCATTCCTGGCCATTATGGACACGGAATCTGAAAAGCTGAAACTTTCCATCACCCACAGCCCGGCAAAAGACTATACCGCTACATACGCACCAGGCAAAGGTATTGTGGGCAGGGTTTACGAAACAGGTGAGTCAGTAATCATTCCCAGAATGTCGGAAGACGACGAACTGCTGAATAAAGCGTTCAACAGATCCGAGGAAGAACAGAAAAAACTGTCTTTCATTTGCGTACCTATCAAGAGTACTGATTCCGACGGCAATCAGGAAGTCCTCGGCGCGCTTAGTGTTGACTCCCCCATCCTGCCCATAAGTGATCTGATGGAACACAAGCAGTTTCTCGAAGTAGTTGCTGCACTTATCTCCAATCAGGTCTCGCGCCTGCAGGAAGAAATGACACTTCAGGCCCAGATGCTGTCTCAGGGCATGATGCCCGGATCAGTTGATGTGCCGCCGCCGGCAGATTTCGTGGCGACCTCGAAAAGCATGAAGCAGGTACTCCGGCAGGCCCGTCAGGTAGGCCCCAGCCGCGCTACAGCACTGCTGCGAGGTGAATCTGGAACAGGTAAGGAACTTCTCGCCGAAGCAATTCACGCCTGCAGCCCCAGACGGGACAAACCGCTGGTTAAATTGAATTGCGCGGCCCTGCCTGCCGAACTCGTTGAAAGTGAGCTCTTCGGGCACCAGAAAGGTGCTTTCACCGGTGCTTACCAAAATAAACGGGGTCTTTTTGAAATAGCCAATAACGGAACCCTGTTCCTTGATGAAATTGGCGAACTTTCCCTTGACGCACAGGCCAAGGTTCTGCGTGCCATTCAGGAAAAGGAAATTCAGCGCGTAGGTTCCGAGCAGCCAATCGCAGTTGACGTACGCCTTATCTGCGCGACGCACCAGCCTCTTGAGGCTCTGCTAAGTGAAGGTAAATTCAGGGAAGACCTTTTCTACCGCATCAATGTCTTTCCTATTTTCATTCCGCACCTGCGTGAACGCCGTGAAGATATTCTGCCGCTGGCTGAAAAATTTCTGGCTATGTTCTCCGAAGAGTACGGTAAAGAAATTAAACGCATATCCAGCCCGGCAATTGACCTTTTCACCCAGTACCATTGGCCTGGAAACGTTCGTGAGCTTAAAAACTGCATCGAGCGTGCTGTTCTGATCTGTGAGGAAGAGGTAATAAGGACCTACCACCTGCCCCCGACTCTGCAGACAGCCGAATCCACTGCGACTGACACCTCCCTTTCATTTGGTGAGGCTGTAGCCAAATTCGAGCAGGAACTTCTGGTAGACTCACTGAAAAAAGCGCGCGGCAACATGCTGCAGGCTGCGCGTGATCTGCGAGTCAGTTATCGTATCGTCAACTATAAAGTTAAAAAATACAATATTGACGTCAAAAAGTACGCAGGTTCAAAAAAGAAAAAATAG
- a CDS encoding indolepyruvate oxidoreductase subunit beta has product MTNRLRIFMTGVGGQGTLTATNLLAQAVLDCGIDVTAGEIHGMAQRGGVVESALLIGLASPKIGHGEADVILGFEPLETLRALPYLKPGGTVLSSTEYVLPLSVCTGKAENTPLEVIKEKVNACAGKAYYLPCQSLGIKAGAVQSGNIALLGALCATGCIPLKPEQLAETIKSAMKPKIADINLKALELGVNAVAE; this is encoded by the coding sequence ATGACAAACAGGTTGCGTATATTCATGACCGGGGTCGGCGGACAGGGCACCCTGACAGCCACCAATCTTCTCGCTCAGGCAGTTCTTGACTGCGGTATTGATGTCACTGCCGGCGAAATTCACGGAATGGCCCAGCGCGGAGGAGTTGTCGAATCCGCACTGCTTATCGGTTTGGCCTCTCCTAAAATAGGACATGGCGAAGCTGACGTAATCCTCGGTTTTGAACCGCTGGAAACTTTGCGCGCCCTTCCCTATCTCAAACCCGGCGGGACAGTGCTTTCCAGCACTGAATATGTCCTGCCCTTATCCGTATGCACCGGAAAAGCAGAAAACACCCCCCTTGAAGTAATCAAGGAGAAAGTTAATGCCTGTGCCGGTAAGGCATATTATCTGCCCTGCCAGAGCTTAGGCATTAAAGCCGGAGCGGTGCAGAGCGGAAACATCGCTCTACTCGGTGCACTCTGTGCCACTGGATGTATCCCCCTTAAGCCGGAACAGTTGGCTGAAACAATAAAATCAGCCATGAAGCCGAAAATAGCGGATATCAACCTGAAGGCACTAGAGCTCGGGGTTAATGCTGTAGCTGAATAA